The Sander lucioperca isolate FBNREF2018 chromosome 4, SLUC_FBN_1.2, whole genome shotgun sequence DNA segment GAACCAAagctactgtatgtttttgctttatttttccCGTTACTGACCATTAACTTAGAAGGCTAAATTAGCTACACTGGTCTCTTTCCCTCTTCCCTCTCTGTACTTGCAACACATTGGGGGCACATGCATTGACGCAGACAATTGTTACAGGAGACAAAAAAAGGGAACTTTttcaattaaatacattttaaaataacaaaacttGAACATGATCCAAGCCCAACGCTTTATGTAACAAACCACTCTCAACCAGACCCAGAAAACCCAGTATTTTGGAGGGATGCGTAAAGTAGGACGATTCTATTATGTACAATGCCAGATTACAGCAGAGGAAGAAATGAATGACCACAATGCATTCTTGGTAAACAGCCCTTTAGCGTACATAATTCATCTGGAATGACACttaagatggtggtttggataCCCTTGAGGGACAGGACACTGTCACCTGCATTTAGTCAATAATGTCAAGTGATCTTTTTTATATGTGGGTGTGTCATTACCTCCTAGCTTATCTCCTTCCACCACAGTTTGCAAGCTTCTCCATCTGGTGCGTCATTAAATAAACAGACCTTGCGGTGAAAATATCAgcatttgctcgcagcaccatATTCAACAACAGCTTGATTATGAAAACACCAAATTAagttgtgtttgtattttactGGTACCCTAAGTGTACAATCAGAGGGTCTTTGTTTCCAAGTAAAGCAAAGCAGCATTTTATTCTCATTTGTATCAAATAGCTTCTATTGCATGCACTCTGTTTGTGATTGTTCCTGCTATCCAGCAGCCCtggcttttctctctctgcaatTTATTCAACTGTTAAATGGCTGCCAACTGCCCTTCTGTCCTCTCTACCAGGATAGCAGCACATGACCCAGTTGATGTAGCTTCAACCCTGGCCCAAAACAAAGAGCAGCATGAAGAGGAGCATGAAATAGCCATGTCCGACCTCCCGCCCAGCTCTGCAGAGGAGTCGGCCAACATTGGACCAGGACCAGACTCCTCACAAGACCTCAGGACTTCCATTCTCTAGGGGGTCCAactgttttgtctgtttttactgtatctaaacaaaatacaaaaagccACTCTCCATCCCTGCACCTAATCTACCCAGACACCCAATGAATTACCCTAAATTCTCAAACCCTAATCAACCTGACACAGACTGCCTGGAATTCTGACTATAATAACTACTGTATATGTAATACATTTGTATTTGGTGTTTGTGACcgcatgtctgtttgtgtgagtgtaaaTTGAAAGAAAAAGATACTGTCACACATTTGGCATGTGTGAGCATGTGGAAATAGGAGTGTGCATTAACAGGTGAGCACACTGTTGGAATAAGTGAACAGGAAGAGCATGTATTAAAATACTCTGTgcatgtatgagtgtgtgtgtaaatgggaTAAACATGTTATGAATCTAGTTTGATGTCTGTAAGCTGTTTAGGCTACAATGAAATTGTTAAGAAATGTTTTTCATACTGACCAAATTAGTCATGCTGTACAAAGCTGTTAGAAACGATGTGAAAAGGGCAGTGGGTATGACCAATTTTGCAACCAAGTTTTATCAACAATTCACAAAAGCCTATTTTTTCGGTATCATGGAGTACCACACTCgccaacaagaaaaaaaagaagatttgAGATAACATTGACAttaagtttaaaactatttgaTTTTTATTCTAAATAACTCCTGACCTGTGTATCATCATTTGTGATTTGAGCAGTACCAAATTAAAATGATAATGTTGAATTTGTGCTTTCGTTCTTGCCTCCCAGTATGGATGTTTCAGTACTCTGAAGGGcacaatttgacatttttgattATTTGAGGACACAAATCAAATAATGAGAAGAATCAAATGACTAAATTGTGCGCACAAATTATGAGGAATCTTCCCCAGACACCTGCCTCCACAGATAACAAACCATCGCCATGTTATTGAAAGTGACTAAAGTATGACTGCTATATCAGAGTCTTTTATTGTGTGAGTGACCACACAGACTGGCGTCATTTGGGTTATGATCACAAGGCATACAGTGTTAAAAAACTGccctcaagtgtgtgtgtgtgtgtgtgtgtgtgtgtgtgtgtgtgtgtgtgtgtgtgtgtgtgtgtgtgtgtgtgtggagaggtcTGGTCATGCGCTCAATAGCTATTTAAGCCAGACGAGGGAAATGGGCCGACTCTTGGGGGGCTACAGTTCTGCAGAAAGAGAGGAGCAGCATGCACAGTCAGAGGTAGGGGAAACACATTACACTGATGCTTTTTTACATAATGAACTGTAGAATGCAATAAGTTTTAAAACCGTGTGAATGATTGCTTTCGCACTGTTTACAAACTGAAAGTGATATGAGACTAATGAACAACTGGTACAAGTGGCTATTGGCAAAATCTAAGAATGAAAACCAAGTTTATTTCAGATCGGGATATACAACAGATTGCCACATAACAGCCCATGTTGGTTGCACTGGCTGAGTATTATGATTGCATTCAAAAATAAACGCatgtgaaaaacatttttccatgtattgtttttataatttttttattaggAACTTTTTTCAGTGGCTGTTATCACTGTTTTGTTGAAAAAGAATTGTTCCTGCCAAACTATTAGTCACTCCTTCATTCATTCCTAATCAACGAGCTTCAGAAGATAAGCAAATCTAACTACAAAAAAGGTTGAAGCAAATCGTGTCTTGCCGTCTATTGTTGAAAGTAGTTCTGAACTTGTAAAAGTTGAAAGCTAATGGCTTTGTGAATTATAAATAATGACTCGCACCGCCTGCAGGGGCGTGTAAGAAGTGAAGTTTCAGAATAATGTTAAAACAACTGGCTTTAACAAGAGAACACAAACCGAGTTGTTCTTGAGCTTAATTGAAGTGTATGGCTGCAGTGTATTAAATGTTTTGTCTTCAACTTACTAAATGTGTGCTGGAAAAGGCTTCAGTCCCTTACAACCCTGAACACGATAAGTGGTTTGgaaaaagatggatggatgtaaaACAATTCTCAACATGTAAAATGTGTCTActctctttgtgtttttaaaactcCTAACCTACTTTATTCTTACCTTATTTTCCCATCTAACTCACCTCATGTACCTAAAATTCACCTCCCTTCTCTCTGGATTTTGGTAGCATGTGGAGAGTGGGTCTCCTGGTGGTGACCCTGTGTGCCACCTTATCGCTGGCCCAGTTCCCCCGGGAGTGCGTCACCCCCGCGGGGCTGCAGAGCGGCCAGTGCTGCCCGTCCCCAACAGGGGCGGCAGGGGACGAGTGTGGCTCCAGCACAGGAAGAGGGCAGTGTGTGACCATCGCAGCAGACAACCGCCGCCACGGACCCCAGTACCCTTATGCTGGACGTGATGACAGAGAGAGGTGGCCTCTGAGATTTTTCAACCGCACTTGCCAGTGTAATGGGAATTTCAGTGGCTACAACTGTGGGCAATGTCGCCACGGGCTGACTGGACCAAACTGTGATCAGAGGATCTCTGTGGGTAAGAGAATGGACACTGTCTAAACTCAGCATTAGCAAACAAAAAAAGCCATGTCTATCTCTGACTGCACACCCTTTAAGATCTCAGTGGGCCTCAAAGACGTAGGAAAATACATCAGTCGAGGGAATGGGGGCAGCATTTATTGTTATGGAAAGGCAATGTCTATGTaaatttttaataactttttttctttcctcctctgtTCCTTTGTTCCAACCCCTTATCCTCTCTCTTCCTGCCCTTATGGGTTCCTCCACCCCATTAACCTGGCTCCAGTAAGGAGGAATATCATGCAGATGAGCACAGCTGAGAAGCAGGCATTTGTGAACGATTTGGACCGAGCAAAGAGGACTGTCCACCCTAACCTGGTCATCTGTACACGGCGGTACATACATAAGCATATATTGCATTATTGCAATCATTCTTTATGGGCTCGATTATGGGAAAAATAATGCTAAGTATATTTAAAAACTGATTTAATGAAGTCATTTGAAAGGGAGATTGAGTCTTTTGGTCTGGTATGAAGACTGTGGAACAGACAGCCCAGCTTTGCCCAAGGACCTGCAAGCTAAGTCTAGCTGAGTCTGGCAGTTGAACACTCAGTAATGAACCCATGCTGTGTTTTGAAAATTATCAGTAAAATCATAAAATTTCTCCTGGCAGCTTTCTGTTTAGGCTGCAGGTGGAAGAGAAACATATCAGTTTAGGCAGgagtaaagtttttttttcttaatcttTTTAAATAACAGTACATACATCTGTGAATAACCTTCCAAGTCAGTTGAGGATTATAGTAGATGCATTTTTGAAGCAATTCTCAGCTGCAGGTAGAAGAACCCTTTTAACCtcctaataaaaaaagaaaaaagggcaTGCCCTGGATCCCAGCTACAGGCCTCATATCTCACAAATCAAATCAACCAATATGAGTTTGGAGACTTGCATtaaaaaacgagaaaataaTCTTAGAACAGTGTGTAGGAAAAAACACAATGTGACATTTATCCTGCTGCTCCTGTCACCTGTAGGTACCAGGAGGTGTTTGGGCCCGATGGCAACACCCCGCAGTTTGAAAATATCACCATTTACAACTACTTTGTTTGGAGCCACTACTACTCTGTCAGTAAAACCTACCTGGGGCCGGGCCAGACCAGCTTTGGAGGCGTAGACTTCTCCCATGAGGGCCCGGGTTTTGTCACCTGGCACCGTTTTCATCTGCTGCAACTGGAGAGAGACATGCAGGTGCGAagagggaagggagggagggagaaagagggggataGTGGAGAAGAAAAGGGGAAGAAGAAAAGGCTTTTAGGCTGATGGTTTGATGAAGGATGTGAGGATGGGAGAAAGGAAGGATGATAAGAGTAGGAAGGAAAGAGCGTGGGCATTTGAAGAGATGGAGACAGAGCGAAAAGCTATCTTGGAAGAGAAAGGGGGAGCAGGGAGGGAATTATACAAAGGTggaaaataataagaaaatgaGGGTGGTGTAAAAGAAGAGGAATTGAAAGTGCAAAGACAGTTGAATCCAATATTAAACTGCATCAGTTCATGAAACACATGCATGAATCTATTGAGATATCCATGAACCCTTCCTTTATTATTCCATCTATGCAGGACATGCTGGGCGACCCAACCTTCGCCCTGCCCTACTGGAACTTTGCCATCGGAGGCAGTGAGTGCGACATCTGCACCGACGACCTGCTGGGAGCCAGGAGCTCCGTTGACATCAGTTCCATCAGCTCCAACTCCGTGTTCTCCCAGTGGAGGGTCATCTGTGAGAGTGTGGAAGACTATGACACTTTGGGCACCGTCTGCAACAGTGAGGACAgtcgcagagacacacactatACACCGTACTGTTCAGGATAGCAGTGTTGATGTACAGCGTAGTTTCAGCTGCATCAGAAAAGAGGGCAAAGAGCTAATAAAGAGAGCATGTAGAACATAAGCTGCTATAAATAATATCTTACAGCTGTTGTGCCACATTCAATATTGCTCGCTTTTACTACAGTTGGTTTGAAACTACTCAACTTCTTCTGAGTTGCTTTGTGCATCCAAAGTATTGCATTCTAATacattggatttaaaaaaaaaaattattcccTGAGCCTAATTTCTGTATAGCAGACTTACAGTTTTACAAGTGTTAATTCCCAATGGGTAAAGCGGTTTATGTTAGAATAAGTCAACTCTGTGTAACACTCTAATAAGATAGACATTCTATGATCAGATTTGAAGGGATTGGGTCTCATTCCACCCTGGCACCAGATTACAACTCAAAATCACTCATTTTGATTTAGTTTtcaaatacacatacagtaattcatacaatatacaatatgttTTTCCTCTGTTATCGTGGAATAATAGAAGAATGTCAATCCTCTTTTAGCGTAGTGCTCTAGAACAAACAcataggggtgggggggtccTTTTTGAGCAATTGCATGTctataagaaaaaaaagctgcgGGAATTAGGTAACAGGTAGAACATGTGAGTGGCCAACGTGTGAGAGATCTGTCTCATTAATCCCCTTAGAGAGTCATGACAGGCCCGGTATTTCCTGCGTCAACAAGCAACATCTCCTTAAATGggttaggggggggggggttgcctCATTTGTGCATGTGCTTGTTGAAGACAGGAATCTAGCAGTCTACTGGTTCCTTTGATCTGAGGGAATAATCTtcaaacagacagacatctCAGTTATGTTGCCTTCTGTTTATGTGCTTGTGTATGAGTGGGAGAGAAAGcacacaaaaagaaagaaaaagatcaTGCATgcgagaagaagaaaaaaacttctGTTCAGTCACAGAGCTCCCACTTGTTACTGTTGACTTGTAGTGAATAATTAACAAAGAAAACTGCCATCCTGTCATGTTCAAGACTGATCAAACTAGTCTAGTCTTCCACATAGAATTAGAAAGTAGTTCACACAACATCATCTTTCTTACCATTTCTGTGGGAACCACTGGCCTGAATCTGATCTACAATGTCCCACTAACCACAAAAACCGTAACTGTCATTGCTCAATTGTGATCTTTTTGTCTGAGAGTAGAGTTAAGTATATTGTACTTGATAGATATTATTTCTGACCTTCTGTCCTTTATTACCCAGGCTCAGAGACCAGTCCCATCAGGAGGAACCCAGCGGGCAACGTGGCACGGCCCATGGTGCAGAGGCTGCCAGAGCCCCAGGATGTGTTGGACTGTCTGGAGCTCAACGCCTTCGACACTCCGCCTTACTACTCCACTTCCTCTGAGAGCTTCAGGAACACCATTGAAGGTGTGTCATGGGTCAGAATTAAAGCAGCACTAAAGATTTTAACATCCTCCCTTTAACCAATGGAGGATATTCAGGTTCAGTCAAGCTCAAACTGCAGAGCTGCTTAAGTACTGTgtagcacgcacacacacacacacacacacacgcatgcacgcacgcacgcacacacgcacgtacgGACACACGGTTAACTCCAACACAGCATTTGTTGTTCCTTATTTTGGTAAATCAGAGCTTTCATggattgtctgtgttgtttggTATTTTCAAGGCTACAGCGCCCCCCAGGGGATGTACGATCCGGTGATCCGCAGCCTCCACAACTTAGCCCACCTCTTCCTCAACGGGACAGGCGGACAGACTCACCTCTCGCCCAATGATCCCATCTTTGTGCTGCTGCACACATTCACAGATGCAATCTTCGACGAGTGGCTCAGCAGGCACCAACCAGGTACAGACAGACTGAACTAGATGCAGATACAAAAAACTCACTCGAAGGAAGAAAAGATGGTTAAACCTAATTTTCTCATCGTGCAGGTGAAGTAGTTTACCCTGAGGAGAATGCTCCTATTGGGCACAACCGGAGATTCAACATGGTTCCTTTTTGGCCTCCTGTCACCAATGCTGAGATGTTTGTCCCTGCCCCAGAAAACCTGGGATACTCCTATGAGGTCCAGTGGCCAGGTATGTAGCAgagtacacacacgcacacacacacacacacacacacacacacacacacacacacacacacacacacacacacacacacacacacacacacgcacacagtcacacacacacacacacacacacacacacgcacacacatgacctttctctcctttttccgTAGCTCGTGCCTACACCCTGTCTGagatcacactcacacacacacacacacacacacacacacacacacacacacaca contains these protein-coding regions:
- the tyrp1b gene encoding tyrosinase-related protein 1b, which encodes MHSQSMWRVGLLVVTLCATLSLAQFPRECVTPAGLQSGQCCPSPTGAAGDECGSSTGRGQCVTIAADNRRHGPQYPYAGRDDRERWPLRFFNRTCQCNGNFSGYNCGQCRHGLTGPNCDQRISVVRRNIMQMSTAEKQAFVNDLDRAKRTVHPNLVICTRRYQEVFGPDGNTPQFENITIYNYFVWSHYYSVSKTYLGPGQTSFGGVDFSHEGPGFVTWHRFHLLQLERDMQDMLGDPTFALPYWNFAIGGSECDICTDDLLGARSSVDISSISSNSVFSQWRVICESVEDYDTLGTVCNSSETSPIRRNPAGNVARPMVQRLPEPQDVLDCLELNAFDTPPYYSTSSESFRNTIEGYSAPQGMYDPVIRSLHNLAHLFLNGTGGQTHLSPNDPIFVLLHTFTDAIFDEWLSRHQPGEVVYPEENAPIGHNRRFNMVPFWPPVTNAEMFVPAPENLGYSYEVQWPARAYTLSEIITIAIVAAVLVVAVVGGVIACVVRARSYHSAESLEPLLGETFRRYSQDDRRLDKSQSVV